One part of the Astatotilapia calliptera chromosome 9, fAstCal1.2, whole genome shotgun sequence genome encodes these proteins:
- the LOC113028802 gene encoding sialoadhesin-like isoform X2, which yields MVHCNWAKTPSFRCEITCSLGKEFVNMVTVGMLSVLLFVSGALADCTKQAALSITAPEKLEALSGSCLQIPCSFRPKDEQTFISTRKIFGVWIKNYSRFGENPNNVIYNSSGAVSTYPISITGNLSQRDCTTLFSNLTTTYTDTYFFRVERERFKATADCNSLQITVRDSPWRPSIAIPGDLKEKESVTITCSALTPCPHSPPQLTWNLQQDSHNKTEENTDGSFTTKIQQNITLSDTHDGKKISCSARYPVNQGNDTKTAETEETLSVSYAPKDTSASISPSGLVSAGSWVKLTCSSRAKPPVSSFTWFKKSRDGAVKVSEGEIYSFNVTDGGVYYCVATNDLGNQTSAELDLTEAGSDQDSPTIQKLKAVR from the exons ATGGTTCACTGTAACTGGGCTAAAACCCCCTCATTTCGTTGTGAAATCACTTGTTCACTTG GGAAGGAGTTTGTGAACATGGTGACAGTCGGCATGTTATCGGTTCTCCTCTTTGTTTCAG gTGCTTTGGCAGACTGTACAAAACAAGCAGCACTCTCCATAACGGCACCAGAGAAACTGGAAGCACTGAGTGGATCTTGTTTGCAAATCCCATGTAGCTTCAGACCCAAAGACGAACAGACATTTATCAGCACAAGAAAAATCTTTGGAGTGTGGATTAAAAATTATTCTAGATTTGGCGAAAATCCAAACAATGTGATCTACAACAGTAGTGGAGCAGTTAGCACCTATCCAATAAGTATTACTGGGAACCTGAGTCAGAGAGACTGCACCACTCTGTTTTCTAATTTAACcaccacatacacagacacatacttCTTCAGagtagagagagaaagattCAAGGCGACAGCAGACTGTAACTCACTTCAAATAACAGTCAGAG ATTCTCCTTGGAGGCCCAGTATTGCAATCCCAGGTGATCTGAAGGAGAAGGAGTCTGTCACTATaacctgctcagctctcactccCTGTCCACACTCCCCTCCTCAACTCACCTGGAATCTCCAACAAGACTCTCAcaacaaaacagaggaaaacacagatggAAGCTTTACAACTAAAATCCAGCAGAACATCACTCTGTCAGACACACATGATGGAAAGAAGATCAGCTGCTCTGCCAGATATCCTGTGAACCAAGGAAACGACACcaagacagcagagacagaagagACTCTCAGTGTTTCAT ATGCTCCTAAAGACACCTCAGCATCCATCAGTCCATCAGGTTTGGTGTCAGCAGGCAGCTGGGTGAAGCTGACCTGCTCCAGCAGAGCCAAACCTCCAGTCAGCAGCTTCACCTGGTTCAAGAAGAGCAGAGATGGAGCTGTGAAAGTATCTGAAGGAGAGATTTACAGCTTCAATGTAACAGATGGAGGAGTTTATTACTGTGTGGCAACTAATGATCTGGGTAATCAGACATCAGCAGAGCTTGATTTGACTGAAG ctgGTTCAGATCAAGACTCTCCAACAATCCAGAAACTGAAAGCTGTCAGATGA
- the LOC113028802 gene encoding sialoadhesin-like isoform X1, translating to MVHCNWAKTPSFRCEITCSLGKEFVNMVTVGMLSVLLFVSGALADCTKQAALSITAPEKLEALSGSCLQIPCSFRPKDEQTFISTRKIFGVWIKNYSRFGENPNNVIYNSSGAVSTYPISITGNLSQRDCTTLFSNLTTTYTDTYFFRVERERFKATADCNSLQITVRDSPWRPSIAIPGDLKEKESVTITCSALTPCPHSPPQLTWNLQQDSHNKTEENTDGSFTTKIQQNITLSDTHDGKKISCSARYPVNQGNDTKTAETEETLSVSYAPKDTSASISPSGLVSAGSWVKLTCSSRAKPPVSSFTWFKKSRDGAVKVSEGEIYSFNVTDGGVYYCVATNDLGNQTSAELDLTEGGNQVGVYTIVKTVLIIMLVSTLMVFVCWFRSRLSNNPETESCQMSRVTSQHIN from the exons ATGGTTCACTGTAACTGGGCTAAAACCCCCTCATTTCGTTGTGAAATCACTTGTTCACTTG GGAAGGAGTTTGTGAACATGGTGACAGTCGGCATGTTATCGGTTCTCCTCTTTGTTTCAG gTGCTTTGGCAGACTGTACAAAACAAGCAGCACTCTCCATAACGGCACCAGAGAAACTGGAAGCACTGAGTGGATCTTGTTTGCAAATCCCATGTAGCTTCAGACCCAAAGACGAACAGACATTTATCAGCACAAGAAAAATCTTTGGAGTGTGGATTAAAAATTATTCTAGATTTGGCGAAAATCCAAACAATGTGATCTACAACAGTAGTGGAGCAGTTAGCACCTATCCAATAAGTATTACTGGGAACCTGAGTCAGAGAGACTGCACCACTCTGTTTTCTAATTTAACcaccacatacacagacacatacttCTTCAGagtagagagagaaagattCAAGGCGACAGCAGACTGTAACTCACTTCAAATAACAGTCAGAG ATTCTCCTTGGAGGCCCAGTATTGCAATCCCAGGTGATCTGAAGGAGAAGGAGTCTGTCACTATaacctgctcagctctcactccCTGTCCACACTCCCCTCCTCAACTCACCTGGAATCTCCAACAAGACTCTCAcaacaaaacagaggaaaacacagatggAAGCTTTACAACTAAAATCCAGCAGAACATCACTCTGTCAGACACACATGATGGAAAGAAGATCAGCTGCTCTGCCAGATATCCTGTGAACCAAGGAAACGACACcaagacagcagagacagaagagACTCTCAGTGTTTCAT ATGCTCCTAAAGACACCTCAGCATCCATCAGTCCATCAGGTTTGGTGTCAGCAGGCAGCTGGGTGAAGCTGACCTGCTCCAGCAGAGCCAAACCTCCAGTCAGCAGCTTCACCTGGTTCAAGAAGAGCAGAGATGGAGCTGTGAAAGTATCTGAAGGAGAGATTTACAGCTTCAATGTAACAGATGGAGGAGTTTATTACTGTGTGGCAACTAATGATCTGGGTAATCAGACATCAGCAGAGCTTGATTTGACTGAAG GTGGAAACCAGGTTGGTGTCTACACTATAGTGAAGACTGTGTTAATCATAATGCTCGTGAGCACACTGATGGTTTTTGTTTG ctgGTTCAGATCAAGACTCTCCAACAATCCAGAAACTGAAAGCTGTCAGATGAGCAGAGTCACATCACAACACATCAACTAA